One genomic window of Cyprinus carpio isolate SPL01 chromosome B8, ASM1834038v1, whole genome shotgun sequence includes the following:
- the tlr9 gene encoding toll-like receptor 9: protein MFGHMLYLALILNQFNHFATLHPEFYPCEIHTTKDGDINVDCQRRHLANVPKFTSLSVISLNLNENHIHHIKGATFSGLANLKHLSLMWNCIPDRFKELRWPSCSLKIDPNAFSGLKNLTSLQLAGNSLKTIPPLPKQLEILGLEFNHIFQIVKPLGTPLLKQLLLNKNCFYANPCYQSYFIDPRVFQDLPELLNLTLSYNNVTIVPPYLPLSLESLDLGENKITHINKESFANLKNLRHLNLGWNCQRCDHASEPCFPCPNNQSLNLHQDAFLDQRDSLISLSLRGNSLHTIPQHLFIRLHKLQELDLSDNFLAYAIQNGTFYEELRNVVSLSLLYNYEPLTSFSELILSPSIEKMTALRELHLSGLFFRVLSNHSLAPLVKLPRFEFLELRMNFICSVSMDAISQLRTLRWVGLSQNMIAFSSCFSTCTSEAIPNNYRTLEKRDNGQLNLQTQKVILPTSELNTMQASGEDHCFFYNSIWHFKKQICSKKLFFDLSQNNIPWLNASTFRGMEKVVCIDLSYNYISQTLNGQQFTHLSKLAYLNMANNRIDLYSDKAFQEISGTLKALDLSNNEFHFVMKGMGHRFTFLPHLSSLKILSLANNHIGLRISNILNSTSLKYLDFSGNRLDIMWDSRRNQYLHFFQGLTNLTHLDISENQLKSFPPEVIVNLPSSLQMLRMDSNVLSYFPWGNISVLKQLCHLNLSSNMLSFLPNMHFELRLVSLDLSHNRLVVIPKAFLSQAINLKNLMLNHNQLKILDVQALPLSFHKGYTFCPAGPHKNKSSCKLVLHANPFTCSCVISGFAKFLRETYLDIPHLTTEVHCGYPESLAGVNVLSIDLHSCQEIFGSVAFLCTLWLTLAATSIPLLKHLYGWDLWYCIQILWTGQKGHTPVNGGNMTDNQYDAFVVFDTSNKAVRDWIYKEMVVRLENRGRWRFRLCLEERDWMPGVSCIENLHKAVYNSRKTVFVLTSPNGCSHESGVVRQAFLLVQQRLLDEKVDVAVLVLLDLLFPKFKYLQMRKRLCKKSVLSWPKNPRVQPLFWNNLRVALVSDNVKAYNKNVTESFF, encoded by the coding sequence ATGTTTGGACACATGTTGTATCTGGCTCTCATACTGAATCAGTTTAATCATTTTGCAACTTTACATCCTGAATTCTATCCATGTGAAATTCACACTACCAAGGATGGAGACATAAATGTGGACTGTCAGCGCAGACATCTTGCTAACGTCCCTAAATTCACATCCCTCTCTGTTATATCACTCAACTTAAATGAAAACCATATACACCACATTAAAGGTGCCACATTTTCTGGATTAGCAAATCTCAAGCATCTCAGTTTGATGTGGAACTGCATACCAGATCGTTTTAAGGAGCTGAGATGGCCTTCATGCAGCCTGAAAATTGACCCTAATGCGTTTAGCGGACTTAAAAACCTAACTTCCCTACAGTTAGCAGGGAACAGCTTGAAGACCATTCCTCCTCTACCAAAGCAGCTTGAGATTCTGGGACTGGAATTTAATCACATCTTTCAAATTGTTAAGCCTCTAGGTACACCGCTACTAAAACAACTATTGCTAAACAAGAATTGTTTCTATGCCAACCCATGTTATCAGTCTTACTTTATCGACCCACGTGTGTTTCAAGATCTCCCTGAGCTTTTGAACCTTACACTGAGTTACAACAATGTGACCATTGTTCCACCATATCTTCCACTTTCACTAGAAAGCCTAGACTTGGGAGAGAACAAGATCACGCATATCAATAAAGAGTCTTTTGCAAATCTTAAAAATCTGCGACACCTTAACCTAGGATGGAATTGCCAAAGGTGTGACCATGCTTCTGAGCCCTGTTTCCCATGTCCTAACAACCAGTCTCTGAATCTGCACCAGGATGCATTTTTGGATCAAAGGGACTCTCTAATTAGTCTAAGCCTGCGAGGCAATTCACTGCATACAATTCCTCAGCATCTCTTCATACGACTCCACAAGCTCCAAGAGTTAGATTTATCTGACAACTTTTTAGCCTACGCCATCCAGAACGGCACCTTTTATGAAGAGCTCCGGAATGTTGTGTCCCTCAGTCTTCTTTATAACTATGAACCCCTGACATCCTTTTCTGAGTTGATTCTGTCACCATCCATAGAGAAGATGACGGCTCTACGAGAGCTGCACCTTAGTGGACTATTCTTCAGAGTACTGTCAAACCACAGCCTTGCACCTCTGGTCAAGCTGCCAAGATTTGAGTTCCTAGAGCTGCGAATGAACTTCATCTGCTCTGTTAGCATGGATGCCATAAGCCAGCTGAGAACATTAAGGTGGGTGGGGCTTTCCCAAAACATGATTGCTTTCAGTTCATGCTTTTCAACCTGCACTAGTGAAGCCATACCAAACAACTACCGAACCCTTGAAAAACGTGACAATGGACAGCTCAACTTGCAAACTCAAAAAGTCATCCTACCGACCTCAGAGCTGAATACTATGCAGGCCTCTGGAGAagatcactgttttttttataattctatatGGCATTTCAAAAAGCAGATCTGctctaaaaaactgttttttgacCTATCTCAAAACAACATCCCATGGCTGAATGCAAGTACTTTTAGAGGCATGGAAAAAGTGGTATGCATAGATCTGTCCTACAACTACATAAGTCAGACTTTAAATGGCCAGCAGTTCACACATCTAAGCAAGTTAGCCTACCTTAATATGGCTAACAATCGCATTGACCTGTACTCTGACAAGGCCTTTCAGGAGATAAGTGGCACACTAAAAGCTCTTGACCTCAGCAATAACGAATTCCACTTTGTAATGAAGGGTATGGGACATCGCTTCACATTCCTTCCACACTTATCATCTCTTAAAATACTGAGTCTAGCGAACAATCACATTGGTCTCAGAATCTCTAACATTCTTAATAGTACTTCTCTGAAGTATCTTGATTTCTCTGGAAATCGTTTGGACATAATGTGGGACTCTAGGCGTAACCAATACCTACATTTCTTTCAGGGTCTTACTAACCTTACACACTTAGACATTTCTGAAAATCAGCTCAAATCATTCCCCCCAGAGGTAATTGTAAACTTGCCTTCGAGCCTCCAGATGCTGAGAATGGACTCTAATGTGCTTAGTTATTTCCCTTGGGGCAACATCTCAGTTCTCAAGCAGCTCTGCCACCTGAACCTTAGTTCAAACATGCTTTCATTCTTACCTAATATGCATTTTGAGCTTCGTCTTGTAAGCCTGGACCTAAGTCACAATCGACTAGTTGTGATCCCAAAGGCTTTCCTTAGTCAGGCAATAAACCTTAAAAACCTAATGCTTAACCACAACCAGCTGAAGATCCTTGATGTGCAGGCTCTTCCCTTGTCATTCCATAAAGGTTATACTTTCTGTCCTGCTGGGCCGCATAAAAATAAGTCATCCTGCAAACTCGTGCTGCATGCCAATCCTTTTACTTGTAGTTGTGTAATCTCTGGGTTTGCCAAATTTCTCAGAGAAACATATTTGGATATCCCACACCTCACCACAGAGGTTCACTGTGGTTATCCAGAGTCATTGGCTGGTGTTAATGTCCTCTCGATAGATCTTCACTCATGCCAGGAGATATTTGGGAGTGTTGCTTTCCTGTGTACTTTATGGTTGACATTGGCAGCAACCAGCATTCCCCTCCTGAAGCATCTCTATGGTTGGGACCTGTGGTACTGCATCCAGATTTTATGGACTGGACAAAAGGGACACACTCCAGTTAATGGCGGCAACATGACGGATAACCAATACGATGCATTTGTGGTCTTTGATACGAGTAATAAGGCAGTCAGGGATTGGATCTACAAGGAGATGGTTGTGAGATTGGAGAACCGAGGGAGATGGCGCTTTAGACTTTGTCTAGAGGAACGTGACTGGATGCCTGGAGTGTCATGCATAGAGAATCTCCACAAGGCCGTTTACAACAGCAGAAAGACAGTGTTTGTATTGACTAGTCCTAATGGCTGTTCCCACGAAAGTGGGGTCGTCCGACAAGCCTTCCTCCTGGTTCAGCAGCGCCTTCTAGATGAGAAAGTGGATGTTGCAGTTCTAGTTTTGCTGGACCTTCTCTTTCCAAAATTCAAATACCTTCAGATGAGAAAACGGCTCTGCAAAAAATCAGTTCTGTCCTGGCCCAAGAACCCACGAGTGCAGCCGCTCTTCTGGAATAATTTACGTGTCGCTCTCGTCTCTGACAATGTTAAAGCCTACAACAAAAATGTCACAGAGAGCTTcttctaa